The Sesamum indicum cultivar Zhongzhi No. 13 linkage group LG2, S_indicum_v1.0, whole genome shotgun sequence genome contains a region encoding:
- the LOC105178693 gene encoding 1,4-alpha-glucan-branching enzyme isoform X1 has protein sequence MYSSCSVLSTPALWSSSLILSEDSSPASISGRCIRKQQSALVVSSRKLLASRRVISPLSNTAQEKVCSPSVSAVLTNEHSTIANMEEDVENIGLFSLDPGLEAYKDHFRYRIKRYVDQKKLIEENETSLEEFAQGYLKFGFNREEGGIVYREWVPAAQEAEVIGDFNGWNGCGHKMQKNQFGVWSIRIPDINGNPAIPHNSRVKFRFKHSNGVWVDRIPAWIKYATQDPTRFAAPYDGVYWDPPPSERYQFKHPRPPKPKAPRIYEAHVGMSSLEPRVNTYREFADDVLPRVRANNYNTVQLMAVMEHSYYGSFGYHVTNFFAVSSRSGTPEDLKYLIDKAHSLGLQVLMDVVHSHASNNITDGLNGFDVGQSSQDSYFHTGDRGYHKLWDSRIFNYANWEVLRFLLSNLRWWLDEFKFDGFRFDGVTSMLYHHHGINMAFTGNYNEYFSEATDVDAVVYLMLANNLIHSILPDATVIAEDVSGMPGLGRPVPEGGIGFDYRLAMAIPDKWIDYLKNKKDEEWSMNEITWSLTNRRYTEKCVAYAESHDQAIVGDKTIAFLLMDKEMYSGMSCLTEASPVIERGIALHKMIHFLTMALGGEGYLNFMGNEFGHPDWIDFPRQGNGWSYDKCRRQWDLVDTDHLRFKFLNAFNKAMNLLDEKFEFLASAKQVVSCMDEDNKVIVFERGDLVFVFNFHSENTYEGYKVGCDLPGKYRVALDSDAWEFGGHGRVGHDVDHFTTPEGVPGVPETNFNNRPNSFKVLSPLRTCVVYYRVEEDSQESKNEAGAVKEAQQNNSSSHEESRSADADEPIQMLVPEIGVVEDDNDDEPDE, from the exons ATGTACAGTTCGTGCAGTGTTCTCTCTACGCCTGCTCTTTGGTCTTCATCTTTGATATTGAGCGAAGACTCCTCACCg GCCTCAATTAGTGGTAGGTGCATCAGAAAGCAACAATCTGCACTCGTTGTTAGCTCTCGAAAATTGCTAGCAAGTAGAAGAGTGATTTCACCATTAAGTAATACAGCACAAGAAAAG GTGTGCAGTCCATCTGTCTCAGCGGTTTTGACCAATGAACATTCTACAATAGCAAATATGGAGGAAGACGTTGAAAACATTGGCCTCTTTAGCTTAGATCCAGGCTTGGAGGCTTATAAAGATCATTTCAGATACAGAATAAAGAGATACGTAGATCAAAAAAAGCTCATTGAAGAAAATGAGACAAGCCTTGAGGAATTTGCACAAG GTTATCTGAAATTTGGATTTAATCGGGAAGAAGGTGGCATTGTATACCGTGAATGGGTCCCAGCTGCACA GGAAGCTGAAGTTATTGGTGATTTTAATGGGTGGAATGGTTGTGGACACAAGAtgcagaaaaatcaatttggtGTATGGAGTATCAGAATTCCTGATATCAATGGGAATCCAGCCATTCCGCATAATTCAAGAGTCAAGTTCAGATTTAAACATAGCAACGGAGTCTGGGTTGACCGCATCCCTGCCTGGATAAAGTATGCAACTCAGGATCCTACAAGATTCGCTGCACCTTATGATGGCGTGTACTGGGACCCACCACCTTCAGAAAG GTACCAGTTCAAACACCCTCGTCCTCCAAAACCTAAGGCACCGCGAATATATGAAGCCCATGTTGGAATGAGCAGTTTAGAACCCCGTGTCAATACATACAGGGAATTTGCAGATGATGTTTTGCCTCGCGTTCGAGCAAACAATTACAATACAGTCCAGCTGATGGCTGTGATGGAGCATTCCTACTATGGATCATTTGGATATCATGTGACAAACTTTTTTGCAGTGAGCAGTCGATCTGGGACGCCGGAAGAccttaaatatttgattgacAAGGCACATAGCTTAGGTCTTCAAGTATTGATGGATGTTGTTCACAGCCATGCAAGTAACAACATCACTGATGGACTTAATGGTTTCGATGTTGGGCAAAGCTCTCAAGATTCTTACTTTCACACTGGGGATCGAGGCTATCATAAACTGTGGGATAGCAGAATATTCAACTATGCAAATTGGGAAGTTCTTCGATTCCTTCTATCCAATCTGAGGTGGTGGCTAGATGAGTTTAAGTTTGATGGATTTCGATTTGATGGTGTAACCTCAATGTTGTATCATCATCATGGAATAAACATGGCATTCACTGGGAACTATAACGAGTACTTCAGTGAGGCCACAGATGTTGATGCTGTGGTTTATTTGATGTTGGCCAACAATCTAATACACAGTATCTTACCTGATGCTACTGTGATTGCTGAAGATGTTTCTGGCATGCCTGGACTTGGCCGACCTGTTCCAGAGGGTGGGATTGGTTTTGACTACCGGCTGGCCATGGCCATTCCTGACAAGTGGATTGACTACTTGAAGAACAAGAAGGATGAAGAATGGTCAATGAATGAAATAACTTGGAGTTTGACAAATAGACGATACACTGAAAAGTGTGTAGCTTATGCTGAGAGCCATGATCAG GCTATCGTGGGTGACAAAACAATTGCTTTTTTGCTGATGGATAAAGAAATGTATTCTGGTATGTCCTGTTTGACCGAGGCTTCTCCAGTAATTGAGCGAGGAATAGCACTTCACAAG ATGATTCATTTCTTGACAATGGCATTGGGAGGAGAGGGCTACCTTAATTTCATGGGAAATGAG TTTGGCCATCCAGACTGGATTGACTTCCCTAGGCAAGGAAATGGTTGGAGTTATGATAAGTGCAGACGCCAGTGGGACCTCGTAGATACAGATCATTTAAGATTCAAG TTTCTGAATGCTTTCAACAAAGCCATGAATTTGCTTGATGAAAAATTTGAGTTCCTTGCATCAGCAAAACAGGTTGTGAGCTGTATGGATGAAGATAACAAG GTCATTGTTTTCGAGCGTGGAGATTTAGTATTTGTGTTTAACTTCCATTCAGAAAATACATATGAAGG GTATAAAGTTGGATGTGACTTGCCAGGAAAATATAGAGTTGCTTTGGACAGTGATGCTTGGGAATTTGGTGGACATGGAAGA GTGGGCCATGATGTGGACCATTTCACAACCCCCGAAGGAGTACCTGGTGTTCCTGAAACCAATTTTAATAACCGTCCCAACTCCTTCAAAGTGCTTTCTCCTCTCCGTACATGTGTG GTCTATTATCGAGTCGAAGAGGACTCACAAGAGAGCAAAAACGAGGCAGGTGCAGTGAAAGAAGCTCAACAGAATAACAGTAGTTCTCATGAAGAATCTCGTTCTGCAGATGCGGATGAGCCAATTCAGATGTTAGTACCAGAAATTGGAGTTGTGGAGGACGACAACGACGATGAGCCAGATGAGTGA
- the LOC105178720 gene encoding uncharacterized protein LOC105178720, with translation MSRMMLRSNGKPPLARSPIRLRPRRKPLQPTATNTTHTPPGSLTKSQLPNRNWDVENSGLRPEYHTISCELRALAKMVQQELGNKDETTLDGGASAAQRSPLFERGRFYDEYSARRNERLKRKKGETEKKSGYDLGVRVESAMKVDGRRKAAVDRREARTPRYSLRSGARKENQKPPVMPIAISSVEKSVGVVTERKVGVRSIRKK, from the exons ATGTCAAGAATGATGCTGAGATCAAATGGGAAACCTCCTCTCGCAAGATCTCCAATTCGGCTCCGGCCCCGCCGTAAACCCCTTCAGCCAACAGCCACTAACACCACCCACACTCCACCAG GCTCATTGACAAAATCCCAGTTGCCCAACCGCAATTGGGATGTGGAAAACTCCGGGCTTCGGCCTGAATACCACACCATATCCTGCGAACTGAGAGCCCTGGCGAAGATGGTGCAGCAAGAGCTCGGAAACAAGGACGAAACCACCTTGGACGGTGGTGCTTCAGCCGCTCAGCGGAGCCCTTTATTCGAGAGAGGCAGATTCTATGATGAGTACTCAGCCAGAAGGAACGAAAGGctgaagagaaagaaaggcGAAACGGAGAAGAAGTCTGGCTATGATCTTGGAGTTAGGGTTGAGTCAGCAATGAAGGTGGACGGCCGGAGGAAGGCTGCAGTGGATAGGAGGGAGGCCCGGACTCCGCGGTACTCATTGAGGAGTGGGGCTAGGAAGGAGAACCAGAAGCCGCCGGTGATGCCTATAGCTATAAGTAGCGTGGAGAAGTCTGTTGGTGTGGTCACTGAGAGGAAAGTTGGCGTTAGAAGCATTAGGAAGAAGTAA
- the LOC105178693 gene encoding 1,4-alpha-glucan-branching enzyme isoform X2: MYSSCSVLSTPALWSSSLILSEDSSPVCSPSVSAVLTNEHSTIANMEEDVENIGLFSLDPGLEAYKDHFRYRIKRYVDQKKLIEENETSLEEFAQGYLKFGFNREEGGIVYREWVPAAQEAEVIGDFNGWNGCGHKMQKNQFGVWSIRIPDINGNPAIPHNSRVKFRFKHSNGVWVDRIPAWIKYATQDPTRFAAPYDGVYWDPPPSERYQFKHPRPPKPKAPRIYEAHVGMSSLEPRVNTYREFADDVLPRVRANNYNTVQLMAVMEHSYYGSFGYHVTNFFAVSSRSGTPEDLKYLIDKAHSLGLQVLMDVVHSHASNNITDGLNGFDVGQSSQDSYFHTGDRGYHKLWDSRIFNYANWEVLRFLLSNLRWWLDEFKFDGFRFDGVTSMLYHHHGINMAFTGNYNEYFSEATDVDAVVYLMLANNLIHSILPDATVIAEDVSGMPGLGRPVPEGGIGFDYRLAMAIPDKWIDYLKNKKDEEWSMNEITWSLTNRRYTEKCVAYAESHDQAIVGDKTIAFLLMDKEMYSGMSCLTEASPVIERGIALHKMIHFLTMALGGEGYLNFMGNEFGHPDWIDFPRQGNGWSYDKCRRQWDLVDTDHLRFKFLNAFNKAMNLLDEKFEFLASAKQVVSCMDEDNKVIVFERGDLVFVFNFHSENTYEGYKVGCDLPGKYRVALDSDAWEFGGHGRVGHDVDHFTTPEGVPGVPETNFNNRPNSFKVLSPLRTCVVYYRVEEDSQESKNEAGAVKEAQQNNSSSHEESRSADADEPIQMLVPEIGVVEDDNDDEPDE, from the exons ATGTACAGTTCGTGCAGTGTTCTCTCTACGCCTGCTCTTTGGTCTTCATCTTTGATATTGAGCGAAGACTCCTCACCg GTGTGCAGTCCATCTGTCTCAGCGGTTTTGACCAATGAACATTCTACAATAGCAAATATGGAGGAAGACGTTGAAAACATTGGCCTCTTTAGCTTAGATCCAGGCTTGGAGGCTTATAAAGATCATTTCAGATACAGAATAAAGAGATACGTAGATCAAAAAAAGCTCATTGAAGAAAATGAGACAAGCCTTGAGGAATTTGCACAAG GTTATCTGAAATTTGGATTTAATCGGGAAGAAGGTGGCATTGTATACCGTGAATGGGTCCCAGCTGCACA GGAAGCTGAAGTTATTGGTGATTTTAATGGGTGGAATGGTTGTGGACACAAGAtgcagaaaaatcaatttggtGTATGGAGTATCAGAATTCCTGATATCAATGGGAATCCAGCCATTCCGCATAATTCAAGAGTCAAGTTCAGATTTAAACATAGCAACGGAGTCTGGGTTGACCGCATCCCTGCCTGGATAAAGTATGCAACTCAGGATCCTACAAGATTCGCTGCACCTTATGATGGCGTGTACTGGGACCCACCACCTTCAGAAAG GTACCAGTTCAAACACCCTCGTCCTCCAAAACCTAAGGCACCGCGAATATATGAAGCCCATGTTGGAATGAGCAGTTTAGAACCCCGTGTCAATACATACAGGGAATTTGCAGATGATGTTTTGCCTCGCGTTCGAGCAAACAATTACAATACAGTCCAGCTGATGGCTGTGATGGAGCATTCCTACTATGGATCATTTGGATATCATGTGACAAACTTTTTTGCAGTGAGCAGTCGATCTGGGACGCCGGAAGAccttaaatatttgattgacAAGGCACATAGCTTAGGTCTTCAAGTATTGATGGATGTTGTTCACAGCCATGCAAGTAACAACATCACTGATGGACTTAATGGTTTCGATGTTGGGCAAAGCTCTCAAGATTCTTACTTTCACACTGGGGATCGAGGCTATCATAAACTGTGGGATAGCAGAATATTCAACTATGCAAATTGGGAAGTTCTTCGATTCCTTCTATCCAATCTGAGGTGGTGGCTAGATGAGTTTAAGTTTGATGGATTTCGATTTGATGGTGTAACCTCAATGTTGTATCATCATCATGGAATAAACATGGCATTCACTGGGAACTATAACGAGTACTTCAGTGAGGCCACAGATGTTGATGCTGTGGTTTATTTGATGTTGGCCAACAATCTAATACACAGTATCTTACCTGATGCTACTGTGATTGCTGAAGATGTTTCTGGCATGCCTGGACTTGGCCGACCTGTTCCAGAGGGTGGGATTGGTTTTGACTACCGGCTGGCCATGGCCATTCCTGACAAGTGGATTGACTACTTGAAGAACAAGAAGGATGAAGAATGGTCAATGAATGAAATAACTTGGAGTTTGACAAATAGACGATACACTGAAAAGTGTGTAGCTTATGCTGAGAGCCATGATCAG GCTATCGTGGGTGACAAAACAATTGCTTTTTTGCTGATGGATAAAGAAATGTATTCTGGTATGTCCTGTTTGACCGAGGCTTCTCCAGTAATTGAGCGAGGAATAGCACTTCACAAG ATGATTCATTTCTTGACAATGGCATTGGGAGGAGAGGGCTACCTTAATTTCATGGGAAATGAG TTTGGCCATCCAGACTGGATTGACTTCCCTAGGCAAGGAAATGGTTGGAGTTATGATAAGTGCAGACGCCAGTGGGACCTCGTAGATACAGATCATTTAAGATTCAAG TTTCTGAATGCTTTCAACAAAGCCATGAATTTGCTTGATGAAAAATTTGAGTTCCTTGCATCAGCAAAACAGGTTGTGAGCTGTATGGATGAAGATAACAAG GTCATTGTTTTCGAGCGTGGAGATTTAGTATTTGTGTTTAACTTCCATTCAGAAAATACATATGAAGG GTATAAAGTTGGATGTGACTTGCCAGGAAAATATAGAGTTGCTTTGGACAGTGATGCTTGGGAATTTGGTGGACATGGAAGA GTGGGCCATGATGTGGACCATTTCACAACCCCCGAAGGAGTACCTGGTGTTCCTGAAACCAATTTTAATAACCGTCCCAACTCCTTCAAAGTGCTTTCTCCTCTCCGTACATGTGTG GTCTATTATCGAGTCGAAGAGGACTCACAAGAGAGCAAAAACGAGGCAGGTGCAGTGAAAGAAGCTCAACAGAATAACAGTAGTTCTCATGAAGAATCTCGTTCTGCAGATGCGGATGAGCCAATTCAGATGTTAGTACCAGAAATTGGAGTTGTGGAGGACGACAACGACGATGAGCCAGATGAGTGA
- the LOC105178693 gene encoding 1,4-alpha-glucan-branching enzyme isoform X3, translating to MEEDVENIGLFSLDPGLEAYKDHFRYRIKRYVDQKKLIEENETSLEEFAQGYLKFGFNREEGGIVYREWVPAAQEAEVIGDFNGWNGCGHKMQKNQFGVWSIRIPDINGNPAIPHNSRVKFRFKHSNGVWVDRIPAWIKYATQDPTRFAAPYDGVYWDPPPSERYQFKHPRPPKPKAPRIYEAHVGMSSLEPRVNTYREFADDVLPRVRANNYNTVQLMAVMEHSYYGSFGYHVTNFFAVSSRSGTPEDLKYLIDKAHSLGLQVLMDVVHSHASNNITDGLNGFDVGQSSQDSYFHTGDRGYHKLWDSRIFNYANWEVLRFLLSNLRWWLDEFKFDGFRFDGVTSMLYHHHGINMAFTGNYNEYFSEATDVDAVVYLMLANNLIHSILPDATVIAEDVSGMPGLGRPVPEGGIGFDYRLAMAIPDKWIDYLKNKKDEEWSMNEITWSLTNRRYTEKCVAYAESHDQAIVGDKTIAFLLMDKEMYSGMSCLTEASPVIERGIALHKMIHFLTMALGGEGYLNFMGNEFGHPDWIDFPRQGNGWSYDKCRRQWDLVDTDHLRFKFLNAFNKAMNLLDEKFEFLASAKQVVSCMDEDNKVIVFERGDLVFVFNFHSENTYEGYKVGCDLPGKYRVALDSDAWEFGGHGRVGHDVDHFTTPEGVPGVPETNFNNRPNSFKVLSPLRTCVVYYRVEEDSQESKNEAGAVKEAQQNNSSSHEESRSADADEPIQMLVPEIGVVEDDNDDEPDE from the exons ATGGAGGAAGACGTTGAAAACATTGGCCTCTTTAGCTTAGATCCAGGCTTGGAGGCTTATAAAGATCATTTCAGATACAGAATAAAGAGATACGTAGATCAAAAAAAGCTCATTGAAGAAAATGAGACAAGCCTTGAGGAATTTGCACAAG GTTATCTGAAATTTGGATTTAATCGGGAAGAAGGTGGCATTGTATACCGTGAATGGGTCCCAGCTGCACA GGAAGCTGAAGTTATTGGTGATTTTAATGGGTGGAATGGTTGTGGACACAAGAtgcagaaaaatcaatttggtGTATGGAGTATCAGAATTCCTGATATCAATGGGAATCCAGCCATTCCGCATAATTCAAGAGTCAAGTTCAGATTTAAACATAGCAACGGAGTCTGGGTTGACCGCATCCCTGCCTGGATAAAGTATGCAACTCAGGATCCTACAAGATTCGCTGCACCTTATGATGGCGTGTACTGGGACCCACCACCTTCAGAAAG GTACCAGTTCAAACACCCTCGTCCTCCAAAACCTAAGGCACCGCGAATATATGAAGCCCATGTTGGAATGAGCAGTTTAGAACCCCGTGTCAATACATACAGGGAATTTGCAGATGATGTTTTGCCTCGCGTTCGAGCAAACAATTACAATACAGTCCAGCTGATGGCTGTGATGGAGCATTCCTACTATGGATCATTTGGATATCATGTGACAAACTTTTTTGCAGTGAGCAGTCGATCTGGGACGCCGGAAGAccttaaatatttgattgacAAGGCACATAGCTTAGGTCTTCAAGTATTGATGGATGTTGTTCACAGCCATGCAAGTAACAACATCACTGATGGACTTAATGGTTTCGATGTTGGGCAAAGCTCTCAAGATTCTTACTTTCACACTGGGGATCGAGGCTATCATAAACTGTGGGATAGCAGAATATTCAACTATGCAAATTGGGAAGTTCTTCGATTCCTTCTATCCAATCTGAGGTGGTGGCTAGATGAGTTTAAGTTTGATGGATTTCGATTTGATGGTGTAACCTCAATGTTGTATCATCATCATGGAATAAACATGGCATTCACTGGGAACTATAACGAGTACTTCAGTGAGGCCACAGATGTTGATGCTGTGGTTTATTTGATGTTGGCCAACAATCTAATACACAGTATCTTACCTGATGCTACTGTGATTGCTGAAGATGTTTCTGGCATGCCTGGACTTGGCCGACCTGTTCCAGAGGGTGGGATTGGTTTTGACTACCGGCTGGCCATGGCCATTCCTGACAAGTGGATTGACTACTTGAAGAACAAGAAGGATGAAGAATGGTCAATGAATGAAATAACTTGGAGTTTGACAAATAGACGATACACTGAAAAGTGTGTAGCTTATGCTGAGAGCCATGATCAG GCTATCGTGGGTGACAAAACAATTGCTTTTTTGCTGATGGATAAAGAAATGTATTCTGGTATGTCCTGTTTGACCGAGGCTTCTCCAGTAATTGAGCGAGGAATAGCACTTCACAAG ATGATTCATTTCTTGACAATGGCATTGGGAGGAGAGGGCTACCTTAATTTCATGGGAAATGAG TTTGGCCATCCAGACTGGATTGACTTCCCTAGGCAAGGAAATGGTTGGAGTTATGATAAGTGCAGACGCCAGTGGGACCTCGTAGATACAGATCATTTAAGATTCAAG TTTCTGAATGCTTTCAACAAAGCCATGAATTTGCTTGATGAAAAATTTGAGTTCCTTGCATCAGCAAAACAGGTTGTGAGCTGTATGGATGAAGATAACAAG GTCATTGTTTTCGAGCGTGGAGATTTAGTATTTGTGTTTAACTTCCATTCAGAAAATACATATGAAGG GTATAAAGTTGGATGTGACTTGCCAGGAAAATATAGAGTTGCTTTGGACAGTGATGCTTGGGAATTTGGTGGACATGGAAGA GTGGGCCATGATGTGGACCATTTCACAACCCCCGAAGGAGTACCTGGTGTTCCTGAAACCAATTTTAATAACCGTCCCAACTCCTTCAAAGTGCTTTCTCCTCTCCGTACATGTGTG GTCTATTATCGAGTCGAAGAGGACTCACAAGAGAGCAAAAACGAGGCAGGTGCAGTGAAAGAAGCTCAACAGAATAACAGTAGTTCTCATGAAGAATCTCGTTCTGCAGATGCGGATGAGCCAATTCAGATGTTAGTACCAGAAATTGGAGTTGTGGAGGACGACAACGACGATGAGCCAGATGAGTGA